Within the Miscanthus floridulus cultivar M001 chromosome 2, ASM1932011v1, whole genome shotgun sequence genome, the region gttttgtaatgaAATATGGTTTTGCAATTCAATGCAATCTCAAATTAGCTCTCTCTCTCCTAGGTTTCATGTGCCCGTTGGTCCCATTGCTTCCAATTTGTTGCATCATCGTCAATTTATACCTGCTTATGAACCTCGGGTAAGAAATATAGCTTACAACCATCTTTTCTTCTGTTCATCCTTTATGCAAAATATAGCTTACATTCATTTTTTTTAATCATTTTTGCTTTTGCACAGCCTGCTATTGTCTGCAAGGTGTGCAAATTTCATAAGACTGTTTGTTTGATCAGCGTTTTATGAAGCCAAAGAAAATCTAACTATTTAGTTTACAATAGAGTAAAATGCATCATAGGTACTCAAACTATTGTGTGGTTCCCAAATAGGTACATAAACTGCAAAACCTACCAACTAGGTAGTGGATCTATATTTTTTGGTCACCAGCAGTACTAACTTGGCCACGTAGGCAACATCAGCTCATGTCCAAGCCACCCTGGACGCCCATTTTGCTAAAAAACCCCCCAGCCAAACCATCCATTCACATTCACAGTTCATTACATATGCTAAGAAAACCACCCAGCCTAACCATCCATTCACATTCACAGGTCCCATTTTATATGCTAAGAGAACACACCATCCGAACCATCCATCCATTCATAGTGACATATATTGACTGAGAAACCATTTATTTCCATAGTTGTGGTCATTACAGccaagatgtcatcagcaaactAGGAATTGTTTTGTTGCTTCCATTACATATGCTAAGAAAACAGCAAGTTGCTGCAAATGATCTATACCTATATGAGATCACTACACAAAAGGCAACTATAGTTGCTGGACAAAAGGCAACGTATAGTTGCTGGACAAAAGGCAACTATATTTCCTGCACAAAAGACTACCTAAAGTGTTGTCAACTATATTTCCTGCACAAAAACTACCTAAAGTGTTGTCTGGGCTATCCTACTGTCCAGATTGACCTCTCTTAGTCTTACCTGTCTTCTTACTAGGGGCAGCACCGTTGTTCTTCACTATCTTGGTCCTTGAGGTCCTTCCAGGCTTTGTTGCTGTTGTAAGTGGAGTATGCCTTGCTGGTGGGAGGTTGGAAATGATGTAGGTAGAGTCTGGCAATGGTGAAGTAGATGGAATGTGCCTCATGTTCTGTGAAGCCTGAATACAATAGGTTACATCAGTTTTGTGATATGCCAGTAATAAATGGTTGTGACTGAAACTGAAATGAACATTACTggtacctcatctagtagttgtGACAGCATGGGGTTATCTACTTGGGACATTACTAGTACCTCAACTAGGTTAGTCACCTCCTAAACCAATAATAAAGTTAGATAGTTACATTTGCATATGTAAAATGTATGGTTGTGGCTGTGCACATACCTGGGAATGACTCACCTCATAACTTGGTTGTTGCTCTGGCTCAGTTGTAGTTGTAGTAGCAGTTCTAGttggtttttttgttttcttaatAGCTGGTAGGCCTGCCTTCTTTGCTTCACACCTAGCTGAGTTATGACCAGTTTGTCCACAATGGCTGCAGTGCATGATTACTCCATGTTTGGACAGCCTTGGTCCATTAGGACCTTGAACTTCATGTGCTGCCCTTTTTCTTGCCTTAGGTGGTCTGCCTACCCTCTTCTCATACTTAGGTGGCTGCACTTCTGGACCTCCAACATTCTCCCAGGAAGATTTTTTAGAACATGGATATATGTTGCAGCCATATGCATTTTTGAATGCATCAATGGAGTAACAATTTGGGAGCACTGAATCTTCTAGGATTCTTTCATGCTTCAGGCAAGAAATGGCATGGCTGCATGGTATGCCTGTCAACTGCCACCTTCTGCATTCACAATTTTTGCCCATAAGATCAACCACATACTGCCACTCTCGGTCATGAACTTCAAAGATACCATTCCCACTTGGTATAGGATAGCATGTGTTGGAGAAATCAGCATGCCTAGCTAACCTTTTCCTGATCTTTGGGCATATGGCCATTCCTACCCATTTCTcagtcacttctttctgtttattGTAATGCCTGACCATTAGTTGGGACTTGATCTTCTGTATCATGGTCAAGATAGGCAGTTCTCTAGCTTCCAAGATGTAATTGTTGAAAACTTCACAAGTGTTGTTTAACAGGATATCACATTTCGGGTACTCACTGAAAAAGGCTCTAACCCAAGTGTTTGGTGGCATCTTCTCTAACCATGCATAGGCATCCTTGTTGAGCACTTTCATTTTCTCCATTTCCTGGTTCCACCTTGTTACTGTACTTGCTCTAGCACATGCCCACAGTTCATTCTTCAAGTTTTTCCCTTTGAAGTGGCCTTGGAAGTTTGAGTATAGATGCCTAACACAGAACCTATGCTCAGAGTCAGGGAAAACTTGCTGGACAGCAGGGATTAGTCCTTTTTGTTTATCTGTCATTATGGTCCAAGGAGTAGTGTTGTCTATGCCAAGATCCTGTTTTAGTGTCTCTAGGAACCACTTCCATGATGCTAGACACTCTACCTCTACCACTGCCATGGCTACAGGAAAGATACAATCATTTGGGTCTATGCCTACAGCAGTGAGTAGCTGTCCCCCAAATTTAGTCTTGATGTGGCAGCCATCTAGACATATCACTGTCCTGCATCCACTGAGGAAACCCCTCTTACAAGCATCGAAAGACACATAAAGTGAACTGAAGTAGCCATCAAGCAAGTTCAGAAAGAAGCTACTACCTGGATTTGACTTCCTGAGTTCATGACCATAATTCCAAAGAAGATTGAATTGCTGCACTTCATCTCCATAAATGATGTTCCATGCCATCCTTCTTGCCCTACTCAGCTTCATCCTAGAGGGGGTCAAGTTCAACTCCAACTGAACTGTCCTTCCAAAATTGGTCAGGCTCATCTTCTCATCAGCCCTAAACTTGTCCAAGTACTTGTTAGCTAGCCATTTTGCAGTGCACCTCTTAAGCACCCATTTCTTCTGACAATGGTGATCACCAACATAAGATTTGATCAAGAAACATTCCATCCTAGAATCAAATGAAGCATACAAGTACCATGGACAACCAATATCACAATGAGCTTTGATTTTGGTCTTGTCATTCCATGGCATCTTTATCTCCACCCTATGTTTGATACTGTATTCTGTAATAGCCTTTCTTAGCAGTTGTACTGATGCAAACTTCATTCCAATTTTGAAAATAGGGTTCTGTAGGTCCTCTGGCCTGAAGGTCTTCAAATTCATCCCAACTTGGCCCTCTTCCTCAGCTGGTAACTCCAACTCATCCTCATCAGACGACAGCTCATCCCATTCCCTAATCGTTGCCATCTTCTCTTTGCCATATGGAGCATTTCTCTTCTTCCCTTTGCTGACTACAATGCCCTTGGCTGCACCCTCATCAACCACCCCATCATCAACATTGTCATAGAATaggtcatcatcatcaacttcatagtCACTATCTAAGAAGTACCCATCTATACTGCCATCATTGtcactgttgttgttgttgcccaCATCATCTCTTTTAGGTGGCACCTTCCTAGGACTTAACATTTTGGGTAGTGTACCAATTGGATTCAACACAATGTCTTTGTCAAATGAATTATAGATATCAAAGTATATCACAAAGTTTTTGATCTTATATGCAAATTGGTTCATGATTTGTGTATCTGCATCTGAGTCTACAATTCTCAAACCAGTAGGCACAACCATCTCAGGCAACAACCAGTACACCTCCACATTGTCAAGTCCATAACCTAACATCACACTAATCTCATCAACTGCGAAAAAAcgccaatacttctctttgataTGGTGAAACCAATCAACCTTGCCATCAAGATAAATTTGATCTTTACCAGACCCACAGAAAAATCCCCCATGATGTATTTCCACAGAGAACTCGTCATCATCAAGCCCTAAACATTCAGATAAACCTAAAGTTCAGTGCTTTGCCCTGACAACCCAATCTATGCATCAAATCCATGTACTACCACACCAAGTTTGCGGCACTTACCATAAACAGGTGCTGGTTCCCCTTCCAATCGTCGGCGACCAGCCATGGTGCCATGCCGCGCCGCGCCACACCTCCCACGACGACGTCCTTGGCCTCGGCCTGCTCGCGGCACCCGCTCGCGGAGCGTGGCGACCGCGCCCCTCACGAGGCCGCTCTCGCCCCCATCTGACCCCCGCCGAGCACACCCCTCACGAGCACGCGGCGAGATGGGGAGGCAGGCAGCGGCGAGACTGGAGGGAGGCGGGTGGCGATGAGATtgtgggggaggggggggggggggcggcgagAATGGAGGGGCCGGCGGCGGCAAGACTGGGAGGCCCGAGCGGCGACGATTTCACGGGCGGCGGCGGTGTATCGAGAGAATACGAGAGAGAGAAGACCGGCACGGGAGACTTCAGGGACTGGAGGGGTTTCAGCCGTACTGCACCTAGGGACCAAGAAGTGACCGGCCACGTTCGGCGGGGGGTTTCAGCAAAAATCCCATGACGATTGCAATACTGGTGCCTACGTGGCTTGTCCACCTAAGCTGTTGTTGCCTGCGTGGCCTAATCTTGTGCTGTTGGTGACAAAAAATATAGATCCAGTACCTAGTTGGTAGGTTTTTCAGTTCGAGTACCTATTTAGGAACCACACAATAGTTTGAGTACCTgtggtgcattttactctttacAATATATTGAGATGTCAGAATCTCTAGATAGCGATCTATGCTTTGTGGGAATCCTGAAGATCATCTTGACCTTAAGTTTCAACTCAAATGATTGCAGGAGTCACACATGGATTCGTGTTTCCATATGGCTGGTGGCTGGGGCCCTCATATACTTCTATGGCCTGAAGCATAGTTCACTGGCAAGCATGGCCTACCATCGCATATCACCATTGTAGTTCAACGTTGGGTAGAGTTCCTTTGCTTTTTCTCATGGCGGCTACAGCAGCTATTTCTCAAAGATGTCTGGGGGTTTCTGATCCCTGCAATTTTGGAGGAGGACCAGGAGAATGAACAGATAGGCACATGTACGAAAGAAGTACAGAAGTGTCCAGTCTCGTATGAGCTTGTTTCTTTCTCTGGCAATTGCACAAACTACTGGAACAGTTACCTCTGTAAGTTTCTGATGTTTTTTTTTCCAGCCCTAGTTGGCTTGGTCGTCGATGCCGCTTTTCTCCATACGATGGTTCCGATATCACAGAGCGTCATATTGCCATGTACAGCAACAGCAAGGGTGTGCCCCTTTGTGAAATTCAGTATTGACATGGTCTTTATATGCCCCAGTACTTTATTCATGCATCCGTATCGTGTAGCATatatttttttcgaaaaaaactATTTAAATAATAACAATCACCATATAAATAAAAACAGtaaataaaatacaaaaaaaagaTTCAATTCAATTCAATTTAAAAAACCAGGAAATGCAGCAGCACCCGTTTTATTAGGAGACTTTCGACCGTGTGCTACTAGGGGCCTAACTAATAACTAGAGAATGTGGCAACGCCAGCTGGGCCGCAGCCCATTAACATAGCACTTGACCGACACAGCAGTCTCACGCTCGCAATCGCAATTCGCAAGCACCATGCAGCGTGTTCAGCTTCATCCGTGTAGTATATGTTCTTATCAGTTTAATATCTGATATGTGGGTCATGTGTCTACTTTGATATTAAATTTATTTTTTGTGGGGAGGGTCCACCACAGTGGCTTGCCACTGGGGCCCTCGCGCGTCGCCCAGCTGTTGCACTGCTGGCAGGGCCTGGCATACCCCGACCAATTCTAAGTTAAAAAAAATTATTACCAAAGCTGGTTGCTAGTTAAAATTTGATTTACAGAGCTGGTTTGTTTAATTAAGCTTTAGTTATAGTTATATATGTTTAAaaaataaatttcaaaatttaGTTGTAAGAGGTGGTTAGTTCTAAGTCATTTTAAAACATTAAACTTTAGTTAGCAGAGGTGGTTAGTTCTAAGATGAACTTTGTTTATCAGATCTGGTTTGCCTCACCTATATAACTTTTGGTTAACAGAGGCGGTTAGCATGTGTCACTGAGGAAATTGTGCATGGTAGTTCCCCTCGGCCCATAATCACTGGAGAAGGAGGGCATAATGGGCCGGGTCGAAAGAAGTTGGGCTGGCCTGCTCCCAAGTGGCCCTCCCTCTTCTTCTTATCCCCTCTTTGCTTATCCAAGGAACCCACTCCATTCCGTCCGTCCGTCCATCTGCCATGGCGACCGCCACGCTGCTGAGCTCCTCCTTCGCCATGCCCGCCGCCGCCCGTAgggcctcctcctcttcctccgccTCCTTGGGCTTCGCCACGTCGCAGCTCGCCGGCCTCTCCCTCTCCGCCGGCGCTGCAACTCCAACCGCCGTCGCCCTCCTCCCCAAGAGGCAGCAGCTCCAGCCCATCGTCGCGCGTAAGTCTTCGATTTCGATTTCCTTTGCTGTTGTTTCCTTGTTCGTTTGCCTCCCTTGCTGTACGAACGAGCCTTCAGCTTTCGTGGTTGCTCCGGTCTTATCTGAATCTTCAGCCGTCTTGGCTGTTCCATTCTTCTTCTCCGCCTCTGCTAGTAATTGATTCAGCTAATCTTCAGAAGTTCAGAGCATTCTTTTAAGATAAATTGGCATCTGATGGATTGGCGAGATGATGAAATGTGCTGTGTGTGTTCAGGGCGTGTGTGCCCGTTCACGGACAAGAAGACGAACCGGGCCAACAAGGTGTCCTTCTCCAACCACAAGACGAAGAAGCAGCAGTTCGTGAACCTGCAGTACAAGAAGCTGTGGTGGGAGGCCGGCAAGCGCTTCGTCAAGCTGCGCCTCTCCACCAAGGCCCTCAAGACCATCGAGAAGCACGGTCTCGACGCCGTCGCGCGCAAGGCCGGCATCGACCTCAACAAGAAGTGAGAGCAGCCAAAACTAGTGGTGTGGCACTGGCTTAGCATTCACATTCATGGGGTCGTCTCGTCTGCCTGCTTCCTGCTGTTCTTTCCCAATCATATTGTATTTCCTTTACTTTCCTCCCCAATTTGTTTTGTGTACCGTGTAGGCGGATCGAGGTTGCACATATATGTTTTTGGTCTCGTGGTGGGAGCTAAGGTTTCCTCCCTGAATCAATCACAGAAAGTTAAGTAACCTGGAATCTCACACAAATTCACTGCCGATGAAGTAGAAatgaaattgaaatttgaatgaaTTGTTGTGCATCCTGCTTCCTGCCCAAGAGAGGAGATTGTGTTCTGGCACATGCTTGCAGTCTGCACCTTACCTTCCATAGTTCCATTCCATCCCACCATGCATCAGATTCCTGCTGGGATGATGGCTACCTCTGCAAGCAGCAAAAGAGGATGCATGCAATGTAGCCAGGATTagttgaggtggaggagagatttTGTGGGTGGCCCATATCTAATGGCGGCATCGCAGTCAGTACCCTTTTGTATCCTCTCGCGGTCTTCATCGATCAAGTGTAAGGAAGGGAATGTTTGctgttaaaaaaaaaaaaaaaaaaaaatctcgaaCATGCAGGAAAACTGCGCGTCAATTCAAATACTGGAACGACTGAATAATACCAGAAGAAAACAGGTCCAATTCTTCAATTTAATCCTCAATAGTGGCTCTCATGGTGGCTACAACATCTGTTCATGGATGGTTAGGGCTTTCTGATTCCAACAGATTTGCACAAGGAACCGAGGCGCCTGTACTCTGAAGATCTGAGGAGTGAGGATAGGCAGACACATTTGTAAACACAACCACCCACTGTATAACGGGTTGTCACTGCACACTTGTGATTCTGTGGACTGTGATGCCAGAAGAAAATCACACTGTCACAGGACGGAAAAGGCTGAAGGCAGTAACCGCGACGATTCTTTCCCCCGATGCCCCTCAAGTTCCGACGCGCGTTACGGTTCCCTCTCGCGACTCCGCCCGTCCGCCGCCGCCCGCCAGTGTTGTGCATTCTTACGGCAGCAACCTTTTCAAAGTTCCTTGCCACACGGCATTTGGTGGGCTTTCGATCTATTGCTTCTGATTTCCACTCCCATTTGTCTTAAGGAAGAGGAAGATGGATAAAACAACCAAGTCGATATCCTCGTCTTGCAACAACGACGATGGAGTAGTACCAGAAGAAACAGGGATGGACAAAGTATTGTCTGATCTACATGCGCTCAAGAAGCTATACAGGCTGCTTCAAAGGTTAGATGAGACGTCCAAGGCCCTTATGAACAAGTTGCTTGATGATGCTCTCCTGAGGCAGGCCAAGGCTCTTACTACCGCTTCTGATTCGGTGATTACGTTTTCTCTTGGTTTGACGTCTCCAAAGAAAATAGATCAAGCAAGTTCATCATTTCTTAACAACAAAGGAGCAGAGATGGAACACATTTTGTCTGATCTGGAGGCGCTTACGAGCCTATACAGGCTGCTTCACAAGGGTCCAGCTCCGGCAGATGAAAATTTAGATGAGGCGTCCAGGGCTCTTCTGATGAAGATACTAGAAGATGCTACCCAGGAGGCTGTCCGGAGGCAGGCAAAGATGCTATCAGGCTCTCTAGTGTCCCctgcgcgcgagagagagagagagagagagagagagctgtccACGCAATCAGACTGCCGGACACGGCATGCCGATCCGCGCCCGAGGCCAGTGGCCTCACCCAGACCAAGCCTCCTGGCCAGACGGCTAAACCTGCAACATTCTACAGTATCACGCCGATCCGGCCTCCACGTCGACGCCCATCACCATGCACCGGAAGAGCCTCTCCTTGCTCGCCTCACAACAGTTTGTGAGAGCACCGACGCCAAAAGTTTGTTGTGAGTTCCGAATAATCCCATTTTTGAGATGTAGCCTGTGGGTGTTTCACTGTTAATAAGTATATGTAGCTCTGATATACTCTCTTCGCTCTAAAATAAACAGCTTTCTGTAAATTTTCAAATAGATTAAAGACACTGGCAAAATACGACAGTTATTATTTGTACGCGGCATGATTAGCTTCCGCATTAGAAGACACTCTTATAAAATCTTGATTTTTTTAGAACAAATTTTAATCCTCAAAAAAAGATGGAGGAGGGGCCGTGGAGTACTAGCGCTGGACTGGGCTCCCTCCACCGCGGCGCAACGACTTCGATGTCCATCTGGTAACAACGATTGTCTCGATTGAAAGCTTGGCCTATTCCTTTTGCTACAATGAAAAAGATGGGCCAGGACGTCCAATCTCCGCGAGAAAGCGATTGTTTTGACTCGTTGGCTTTGCTGTTTGTCACCGACAAGTTTCTTTTTCCTTCCCCAGAAATACATCGCTGGTGTGATCTGTGATATGCTTTGTCCTCGATTAGTGTCGTTGCCCTGCCGATGGTAAAGGAAATGAAGCCCATGCCATGTTTTATACCATCTCCACACCTTTTTCGCCATTTGGATGCCATGTTCACTTAGGTTTGCCATATATAACTAATCAGGCGAAGGCCATAATAATCTGCATAAAGCCCCTTCCATTCCATTACTGTTCTGTGTATGAGATGATCAGTAGGAGTATCTCCCTAATTCTCATTCAGACTTGTGTCAATTTATGAACCAAAATTGGCTTGGACCGCTTGATGCGTTTCAGATCTTTTCTATACATACATACGAAATGGGTCAACGGCATGTAACTTGTTTGATCAGAAGAACTAGTGAAGTGTAGAGTGCAATGTTGTAGTGTAACCCAATGCAAATGCAATGCATTTCACCTACACTGCTGCCTCCTGAAATTCCTTGGCGACATCATCTTGCTGAGCATCGCCTTGAGCCTCCTAGATCCGGCGCCGGGCCTGATGGCCCCGCGCCTGCCGGGCTCCTCCTGCGGGTTGGAGCAGAGCGCGACGCCGCCGCcctcgccggagcaccacccgcCGTACGAGAAGTGCCCGGGTTCCCGTCGTCGCAGGATGTCCCTGTCGATCCGGTCCAGCACCGGGTCGCCCTCCCTGAACTTGCGCGCGAAGGCGGCCCCGCTGAGGAGCATCCGGCGGTAGTCCCTGGCGGTGAGGTACAGCGGGTGCTGCTTGGGCGGGGTGTCCCACCGGATGTAGTGCAGGTCGTGGTTCACCGTGGCGTTGCGGAACCGCCGCGAGTTGCACGCCACCGTCTGGAAGTAGAACTCCGGCGACGAGATGATGTTGGCGTGGTACAGCAGCAGCGTCCGCGGCAGGTTGTCCCACCCCATCGTCACGTACTCCGCGAACGACCGCGACAGCATCGTCCACGCCGACCCTGCATTTGGCATTTGGGCAAGATGGGATGTCGGTGTTCGTTGCTTTGCTGCCGTTTCTTGGAAGCAAGAAGACATTGTTTAGGCACTTTTAGTTCCTCTCCAAAAcgtcaaattttttaagattcttcgtcacatcgaatctttggacgcatgtatgaagcattaaatataaataaaaaataaaactaattacacagtttagacgaaatccacgagacgaatcttttaagcctaattagactatgattgaacattaattgccaaataacaacaattTTTCGCGAACCTAACTGGCCCTTAGTAGAAAAAGGAAAATCAAGGACGAATGCATGCATCTTTCGCTTTGCCATTGCCAATGCAATGGtctctggctggctggctggattCGCGAGCTCCAAAGCATAAACAAGCGTGGATCACCGCTGGTTCAGATCTGAGGGAATAATCAACTGCGCTGCGATGAAGATGGATCCGTACGCGAACTGCGCTAGTACCTCACCTGCTCCATTGACTAGACGCCATTCCAGATAAGATTGTTTTTGGGCCAGACCGGAATTCGTTGATCACGGGCTCACGCCCACACCCGTGACTCGATCAAAATCGAAGGACAGCCAAGTTTGAGAGCAACCACTGGCATTGGCATGGCATCATACTACGCGGCGGGGAGTACGGTACCGTACCGTCCGATCAACAGCCGCTTTGACGAAACATGCCTGTCCTAATCGGGTTGCTAACAAGCATGCTTACAGTGTACCACGGGGCAGATTTTCGTGCTCGTTTGGTAGAGTGTGAAATTAATTGTGCGGAGAATAGTTCGAATTCGTGCAAAAACTGCCTTCATGACAGTTTTAGGGCAAGCAAAATCGAGGAGTACCTGTGTAGAGCTTGAAGGCCGTGGGCAGCCTCCTGAGGTTGGTGGTGATGTTCACCGGGCGGATGAGCTCCGCCCGCCCGTCCTCGTACAGCGCCGTGTCCAGGATCACCGGCCGCGCCCGCTTCTTTCTGCAGAGCTACCATCAGTTCAATACTCCGTTAAACACATAGTAGTAGGCTTCATTTTGCTCAACAACGATCAACAAAGGGCGTGTCTGTCTTTGTGCCGTTTGGACTAGCTGGTGAATTGATGATAGATGGATGGATGGTCGCTGGCAGAGTTCAGATTCAGGTTGCAGGACAGAGTTCTTACATCTTCCAGCCCAGGTGGCTCGTGTGCTGGATGAAGTTGAGGTCCCTGGGCAGCCCCGCGAACGCCTCCATCAAATCTGCAACCCCAAATTCAGAAACGAGTTCATTCAGTGGAAGACCAGCGGCAAGCAAGCATAATCACCTCGCCAATTCCCACTACAAGCATCAACAGTAAGTACCGTCCTGGGTGACGAGCGGGTAGTCGGCGGCGCTGAGGTTGATGAACCAGTcccagcggcggcggaggcggagcagTACGGCGACGGCGTGCAGCGTGGTGGTCAGCATGGTGGGGCCGCGGTAGGTGACGAGGTTGGGCCTGCCGACGATCCACACGTTGCCCGCGCGCGCGTACACGCCGCGCCCGGACACCAGCTCCGCCAGCCGCCGGTGCTCCTCCGCGGGGGCCTCCCGGTCCAGGTGCACCAGGTAGGTGTTGGCCGGGTGGTACAGCGCCGCCAGCAGCCGCGCGGCGCGGGACGCGTCCCCCGTCGACGCCGAGATCAGGTACGCGAACCTCACGGGGTACCgcgcctgctcctgctcctgctcctcgccttcggctGCAGCCGTCGACGGGGACAGGAACGGCCACCTCCTGGCCGGGCCGCCGGTGCTGCCCGTGAGGAGGagcgaggggaggaggaggatggaGGCCACGAGGAGCGCCGTGAAGACGGCGGAGACCAGCACCTCCCGCCGGATGCTGCTCAGCCCCATCGCCCGCGCCCGCATCACCATGCGAGCATCAATCTCTGGGGACCCTGAGCTGCGAGCTGAGCTGGTCTCCACCGACCAATCAGGAATCAATCGGTTCTCTCTCGCTTTCTCTCGCTCTCGACCGGTCAATCTATGGATTACTCGCGGTCTCTCTTGGAATCAAATCAATGGCGACTCCGAGATCTAACACCCCTGAGCAGAGAGCAGGAGGGAGCGGCGTGCGATTGGATGGCTTGGAGCATTCAAAGGCTCTGGGGGAGGAGTAGGAGGGAGGTCCCTGTCGGGTGGTGGAGTGGAGAGGGGAAGCCTGGAGGGTGAGTACTGACGGGTGGGCCCCAGGGCCGAAATCGGGAGGATCGACGACGGCCGTGGCAGCTGCACTGCACCCTGCAGACGTGTCGTGTTGTCAATCCTTACTATAGTACTTCACCGTTTTATACGGTCTATTCGGTTGGCTGCCGTTGGTTAGTTTGTATAAGAGAAAAATAgtattttgattgaaaatttatgATTATTTACGATAACTATAGTCAAATGAACGTGCTAATACACATGCTCATGCTCACCGTTATCGTACATGTCGGAATCGTGCGTACGTCCAATGTACCGCTACCTTCATCCTAAAAAATGACCTTATAACTTTAGTTAAAATTAAATAAACCACTATAAATGTAacaaaatttattaaaaaacaacATTAATGACATAAAATGGAAGTACTATGAAACTATATTACATTGAATGATACTACTATATTGTCATAAATATAGACCTTTCTTATAaacttttttttaataaatttactCAAACTCCTAACCTTGACCCAAAGCTCTAATTAACTTCGTCGGTGTCCATAGAGCTCGATTGCTAGAGTTTGCCAAAGATGGAAGAAGAGCCGGTTCCTTGAGTGACATTCCCGTCCACTGAAATAAAACCTATATCTTGTTCTCCAATCAATTGGACTTGACTTGCTGCTCGAAGAACATCACGTCATGTGTTCCAATTATTCATCCATCAGATAGTCCTCGAGATGAAATGATGGATCACTGCTATGTATCTAGGCATGCACCACTACTATAGAAACATTTTTTTTAGGAGTGGCTCGTAACCTTTTGTAGGGATGGTTTGGCCAGCCGTCTCTACGGTTTGGCCAGTCGttcctaccaaaccgtctctacaaatcatgtatttgtagggacggttctcaggccgtctctataaatctatttgtaggggcggctgtaataCCAGCCGCCTCTTTAAAcagatttgtagggacgact harbors:
- the LOC136525772 gene encoding large ribosomal subunit protein bL28c-like; amino-acid sequence: MATATLLSSSFAMPAAARRASSSSSASLGFATSQLAGLSLSAGAATPTAVALLPKRQQLQPIVARRVCPFTDKKTNRANKVSFSNHKTKKQQFVNLQYKKLWWEAGKRFVKLRLSTKALKTIEKHGLDAVARKAGIDLNKK
- the LOC136539055 gene encoding beta-glucuronosyltransferase GlcAT14A-like translates to MVMRARAMGLSSIRREVLVSAVFTALLVASILLLPSLLLTGSTGGPARRWPFLSPSTAAAEGEEQEQEQARYPVRFAYLISASTGDASRAARLLAALYHPANTYLVHLDREAPAEEHRRLAELVSGRGVYARAGNVWIVGRPNLVTYRGPTMLTTTLHAVAVLLRLRRRWDWFINLSAADYPLVTQDDLMEAFAGLPRDLNFIQHTSHLGWKIKKRARPVILDTALYEDGRAELIRPVNITTNLRRLPTAFKLYTGSAWTMLSRSFAEYVTMGWDNLPRTLLLYHANIISSPEFYFQTVACNSRRFRNATVNHDLHYIRWDTPPKQHPLYLTARDYRRMLLSGAAFARKFREGDPVLDRIDRDILRRREPGHFSYGGWCSGEGGGVALCSNPQEEPGRRGAIRPGAGSRRLKAMLSKMMSPRNFRRQQCR